A genomic stretch from Oncorhynchus tshawytscha isolate Ot180627B linkage group LG07, Otsh_v2.0, whole genome shotgun sequence includes:
- the LOC112254224 gene encoding protein shisa-4-like → MFTVGKMSLIAMALPVMTVLLSSWQVGATDDCLWYVDKNGTWHNGIPCPPMTFCCGNCHKRYCCLDGLKRITEREQKRCVLFQFSPTTIAGIASSILLFVAIIATMVCCFMCSCCYLYQQRQQRGRTPYDAQHIPMASYPVEPMYDAYGKPLVMGHPDYQHPGYPMAPQYSGMPQPYPMMQPGPFPPYPMADPGYPQGAPPPYSPPQYTPHPGH, encoded by the exons ATGTTCACAGTAGGCAAAATGTCCCTTATCGCTATGGCTCTGCCAGTGATgaccgtcctcctctcctcctggcagG TGGGTGCCACTGATGACTGCTTGTGGTACGTGGATAAGAATGGTACGTGGCACAACGGTATCCCCTGTCCCCCGATGACCTTCTGTTGTGGGAATTGCCACAAGCGCTACTGTTGCCTGGACGGCCTCAAGAGGATCACGGAGAGGGAGCAGAAGCGTTGCGTGCTCTTCCAgttcag cCCTACCACCATCGCTGGTATTGCTTCGTCCATCCTGCTCTTCGTGGCTATCATTGCTACCATGGTGTGCTGCTTCATGTGTTCCTGCTGTTACCTTTACCAGCAACGACAGCAGCGTGGCAGGACTCCCTATGACG CCCAGCACATCCCAATGGCCAGCTACCCTGTGGAGCCCATGTATGACGCTTACGGCAAGCCGCTGGTGATGGGACATCCTGATTATCAGCACCCTGGTTACCCAATGGCACCTCAGTATTCTGGCATGCCCCAGCCATACCCCATGATGCAACCCGGGCCGTTCCCCCCGTACCCCATGGCAGACCCTGGCTACCCTCAGGGAG CACC